The following coding sequences lie in one Myxococcus xanthus genomic window:
- a CDS encoding methylase, with the protein MPPLDTKTRGRTSRGRLRALDAYLCRFERLLLERRDGPWAHAVFVDVGFGEHPWTTLESAQAFRALNPELAVVGVELDAERARAAQVDADARTSFREGGFALPLRPDEPARLVRAMNLLRQGPLERVPEVHRTLARYLLPSGLLVEGSADATGAVMSAHLLRRGVGDGEELPLREALLFHTDFSLGFAPMLFRDWLPRDLRRRVRPGEPIHDFFSAWSAAWQQARTMGHTHPPDAFREAALGLSARMEGVETDPWLLSQGYVVWRSKGGVCF; encoded by the coding sequence ATGCCACCGCTGGACACGAAGACACGGGGAAGGACGTCGCGCGGACGCCTGCGCGCGCTGGACGCGTACCTGTGCCGCTTCGAGCGTCTGTTGCTCGAACGCCGTGACGGGCCCTGGGCCCACGCCGTCTTCGTCGACGTGGGCTTCGGCGAGCACCCGTGGACGACGCTGGAGAGCGCCCAGGCCTTTCGCGCGCTCAACCCGGAGCTCGCCGTGGTGGGCGTGGAACTGGACGCGGAGCGCGCGCGGGCGGCACAGGTGGACGCGGATGCCCGCACGTCCTTCCGCGAGGGCGGCTTCGCGCTGCCCCTTCGGCCCGACGAGCCCGCCCGGCTGGTGCGTGCCATGAACCTGCTCCGTCAGGGCCCCCTCGAGCGCGTCCCCGAGGTGCACCGCACCCTGGCCCGCTACCTGCTGCCGTCGGGCCTGCTGGTGGAGGGCAGCGCGGACGCGACGGGCGCGGTGATGTCCGCGCACCTGCTGCGCCGCGGCGTCGGGGATGGCGAGGAGCTGCCGCTGCGCGAAGCGCTCCTGTTCCACACCGACTTCAGCCTCGGCTTCGCGCCCATGCTCTTCCGGGACTGGCTGCCCCGGGACTTGCGCCGCCGGGTACGTCCGGGTGAGCCCATCCATGACTTCTTCTCCGCATGGAGCGCCGCCTGGCAGCAGGCGCGGACCATGGGCCATACGCACCCACCCGATGCGTTTCGTGAAGCCGCACTGGGGCTCTCCGCACGAATGGAGGGAGTGGAGACCGACCCGTGGCTCTTGTCCCAGGGCTACGTTGTTTGGAGGTCCAAGGGGGGTGTCTGTTTTTGA
- a CDS encoding carbamoyl-phosphate synthase yields MLEQAPQVRMEGRPSVLLFSAGFYGTLAAARCFGRNGIDVTVADPGKLGPASWSRFVGRRVQCPPESQAEAFVEWLMDLGRREPMRHVLYPTSDELAWLVSVHREALSEYFHLYDPGVDAVYGLLNKRKLFEAGQAVGLKLPRTWFPESEADLDVVSREARFPVLIKPTTQILYSTHRKGQPVQAPEQLAEEYRAFSRDGYAPMLVRFDPAVSRPMVQEFHPEAAEGIYSLSGFVDETGELFEVRGAMKVLQRPRRLGVGVCFESAPVREELAAGLQRLCKRLGYHGVFEVEFIQTKDDFLLIDFNPRYYGQMGFDIARGLPLPLLAYHAALGDRDALRRELRAARDWRGNGEVFCNRIALEMLLNLQRLSGALPEDEARQWRSWLASHRDVAVDPLIDSDDLMPTAVEVAQILYGSARHPRAFIRMMVLNR; encoded by the coding sequence ATGTTGGAGCAGGCACCCCAGGTTCGAATGGAGGGCCGGCCGTCCGTGCTGCTCTTCTCCGCGGGCTTCTACGGCACGCTCGCGGCCGCGCGTTGCTTCGGACGCAATGGCATTGACGTCACGGTGGCGGACCCCGGCAAGCTGGGGCCCGCGAGCTGGTCTCGCTTCGTGGGCCGCCGCGTGCAGTGTCCTCCGGAGTCCCAGGCCGAGGCCTTCGTCGAGTGGCTGATGGACCTGGGCCGCCGCGAGCCGATGCGGCACGTGCTCTATCCGACGAGCGATGAGCTGGCGTGGCTGGTGTCTGTCCACCGCGAGGCGCTGTCGGAGTATTTCCACCTCTACGACCCGGGCGTCGACGCCGTCTACGGCCTGCTCAACAAGCGCAAGCTCTTCGAGGCGGGCCAGGCGGTGGGCCTGAAGCTGCCGCGCACCTGGTTCCCCGAATCGGAAGCGGACCTGGACGTGGTGTCCCGCGAGGCGCGCTTCCCGGTCCTCATCAAGCCCACCACGCAGATTCTCTACTCCACCCACCGCAAGGGGCAGCCGGTGCAGGCGCCCGAGCAGCTCGCGGAGGAGTACCGCGCCTTCTCTCGGGACGGGTACGCGCCCATGCTGGTGCGCTTCGACCCCGCGGTGTCGCGCCCCATGGTGCAGGAGTTCCACCCGGAGGCGGCGGAGGGCATCTACAGCCTCTCCGGCTTCGTGGACGAGACGGGCGAGCTGTTCGAGGTGCGCGGCGCCATGAAGGTGCTCCAGCGTCCGCGGCGGCTGGGCGTGGGCGTGTGCTTTGAATCCGCTCCGGTGCGCGAGGAGCTGGCCGCGGGGCTCCAGCGTCTGTGCAAGCGCCTGGGCTACCACGGCGTCTTCGAGGTGGAGTTCATCCAGACGAAGGACGACTTCCTCCTCATCGACTTCAACCCCCGCTACTACGGGCAGATGGGCTTCGACATCGCCCGGGGCCTGCCGCTGCCGCTGCTGGCCTACCACGCCGCGCTGGGGGACCGGGACGCCCTGCGCCGCGAGCTGCGGGCCGCGCGTGACTGGCGCGGCAACGGCGAGGTGTTCTGCAACCGCATCGCGCTGGAGATGCTGCTCAACCTCCAGCGGCTGTCCGGCGCGTTGCCGGAGGACGAGGCCCGCCAGTGGCGGAGCTGGCTGGCGTCACACCGGGACGTGGCGGTGGACCCGCTCATCGACTCGGATGACCTGATGCCCACCGCGGTGGAGGTGGCGCAGATTCTCTACGGCTCCGCGCGCCACCCCCGGGCCTTCATCCGGATGATGGTGCTCAACCGGTGA
- a CDS encoding pyridoxal-dependent decarboxylase encodes MSLKSRLLGTARRQVKQTLRPVLQRAMAPARNHIPASHWGLRDVPGQGLSLEGVPLAQLVERWGSPLHVVHMAALRRNAERFLAVPPGRTGGCEVYYSYKTNPVPGVLSFLHGLGVGAEVISAYEMWLALKLGVPPERIVYNGPVKSEASVREAISRGIQLLAANHAEEIAVFARLAAELDRRPRVAVRVTTNSGWSAQFGTPIAGGAALRAYQQARASKHLDVVGLHAHRGETLRTEGDFTAFVESVLDFTDTLHQELGLDLEVLDLGGSLNTPTVEHIAERDWRLNLTFFRDVPAPDPAASLSIDRYVALAVEMVETHYARRGRQRPRIFLEPGRAMTGDTQLLLGRVHALKAGEDRTWAVLDAGINHAECVRNEYHQLFHVNRPDAPADKIYTVVGPICTPGDTLYHAKRLPDLRVGDTLAIMDAGAYFVPFATSFSYPQPAIIALEDGKERLLRRAETFDDLVTFDALDSRAALTG; translated from the coding sequence ATGAGCCTCAAGAGCCGGCTTCTCGGGACGGCCAGGCGCCAGGTGAAGCAGACGCTGCGCCCGGTGCTCCAGCGGGCCATGGCCCCCGCACGCAACCACATTCCCGCCTCGCACTGGGGCCTGCGGGACGTGCCCGGCCAGGGCCTGAGCCTGGAGGGCGTCCCGCTGGCGCAGCTGGTGGAGCGCTGGGGCTCGCCGCTGCACGTGGTGCACATGGCGGCGCTGCGCCGCAACGCGGAGCGCTTCCTGGCGGTGCCGCCGGGGCGCACGGGCGGCTGTGAAGTCTATTACTCGTACAAGACGAACCCGGTGCCCGGCGTGCTGTCCTTCCTGCACGGCCTGGGCGTGGGCGCGGAGGTCATCTCCGCCTACGAGATGTGGCTGGCGCTGAAGCTGGGCGTGCCCCCGGAGCGCATCGTCTACAACGGCCCGGTGAAGTCGGAGGCCTCCGTGCGCGAGGCCATCTCCCGGGGCATCCAGCTGCTGGCCGCCAACCACGCGGAGGAGATTGCCGTCTTCGCCCGCCTGGCCGCGGAGCTGGACCGCCGCCCGCGCGTCGCCGTGCGAGTGACGACGAACAGCGGCTGGTCCGCGCAGTTCGGCACGCCCATCGCGGGAGGCGCCGCGCTGCGGGCCTACCAGCAGGCGCGCGCGTCGAAGCACCTGGACGTGGTGGGCCTGCACGCGCACCGTGGGGAGACACTCCGCACGGAGGGCGACTTCACGGCCTTCGTGGAGTCGGTGCTCGACTTCACGGACACGCTGCACCAGGAGCTGGGGTTGGATTTGGAGGTGCTCGATTTGGGCGGCAGCCTCAACACGCCCACCGTCGAGCACATCGCCGAGCGCGACTGGCGCCTCAACCTCACGTTCTTCCGCGACGTGCCCGCGCCCGACCCGGCGGCGTCGTTGTCCATCGACCGCTACGTGGCGCTGGCGGTGGAGATGGTGGAGACGCACTACGCGCGGCGCGGCCGCCAGCGTCCCCGCATCTTCCTGGAGCCGGGCCGCGCCATGACGGGCGACACGCAGCTGCTGCTGGGCCGCGTGCACGCGCTCAAGGCGGGGGAAGACAGGACGTGGGCGGTGCTCGACGCTGGCATCAACCATGCCGAGTGCGTGCGCAACGAGTACCACCAGCTCTTCCACGTGAACCGGCCGGACGCGCCGGCCGACAAAATCTATACGGTGGTGGGCCCCATCTGCACGCCGGGCGACACGCTCTACCACGCGAAGCGGCTGCCCGACCTGCGCGTGGGAGACACGCTGGCCATCATGGACGCGGGCGCCTACTTCGTGCCCTTCGCCACGTCCTTCTCCTATCCCCAGCCGGCCATCATCGCGCTGGAGGACGGGAAGGAGCGGCTGCTGCGGCGCGCGGAGACGTTCGATGACCTGGTGACGTTCGACGCGCTGGACAGCCGCGCCGCGCTCACCGGTTGA
- a CDS encoding glycosyltransferase family 2 protein, translating to MSVIDVSVVMPTHKREKEVVEAIRSVLRQEGVNVEVLVLDDTPEGTAREAVEGLKDERVRYLVNDPPSKGRPAVVRNHGATLARGRYLHFLDDDDMLAEGALHAMVSALDARPDAGVAVGWVVPFGDDADWLKDKSTYFEWAAQVGASTPNSAWTVAHILFRGTLYVNSACMVRREHFAPLGGFDASIPVYEDVDFYLRGIRAFGHVYVNRPILHYRTGRPSLMHNLGKDGTLVVQSNEMIHGKYRKTNGMLEYRLMQAALRVLPFEVARRLPLRLRNQGRVS from the coding sequence ATGTCCGTCATTGACGTCTCGGTGGTGATGCCCACCCACAAGCGGGAGAAGGAAGTGGTGGAGGCCATCCGCTCGGTCCTCCGCCAGGAAGGGGTGAACGTCGAGGTCCTCGTCCTGGACGACACGCCCGAGGGCACGGCACGCGAGGCGGTGGAAGGACTGAAGGACGAACGGGTCCGCTACCTGGTGAATGACCCGCCGTCGAAGGGCCGCCCAGCCGTGGTGCGCAACCACGGCGCCACGCTGGCCCGCGGCCGATACCTGCACTTCCTGGATGACGACGACATGCTCGCCGAGGGCGCGCTTCACGCCATGGTGAGCGCGCTGGACGCGCGGCCGGACGCGGGCGTGGCGGTGGGCTGGGTGGTGCCCTTCGGCGACGACGCGGACTGGCTCAAGGACAAGAGCACCTACTTCGAGTGGGCGGCCCAGGTGGGCGCCAGCACTCCCAACAGCGCGTGGACGGTGGCCCACATCCTCTTCCGCGGCACGCTGTATGTGAACTCCGCGTGCATGGTGCGCCGCGAGCACTTCGCCCCGCTGGGCGGCTTCGACGCCAGCATCCCCGTCTACGAGGACGTGGACTTCTACCTGCGCGGCATCCGCGCGTTCGGCCACGTGTACGTCAACCGGCCCATCCTGCACTACCGCACCGGCCGGCCTTCACTGATGCACAACCTGGGCAAGGACGGCACGCTGGTGGTGCAGTCCAACGAGATGATTCACGGCAAGTACCGCAAGACGAACGGCATGCTGGAGTACCGCCTCATGCAGGCCGCCCTGCGGGTGCTGCCCTTCGAGGTCGCCCGCCGTCTGCCGCTGCGCCTGCGCAACCAGGGCCGCGTGTCATGA
- a CDS encoding arginyltransferase yields the protein MAFLLAHEVEPPRACSYLPERQASLENLVLEDVTPEEYEHLLVRGWRRFGLVYFRPACVDCHACVSLRIPVEGFQPNRSQRRARAACAHLRVEVGPPRVDDARLALYRQWHSEREAAREWAPSPITVREYSLQFSYPHPSAREVAWYDDGAEGGSRLVGVGICDETPRAWSAVYFFYDPAYAHLSLGTANVLHQVALAKARGIPHVYLGYRVLACASLRYKGAFRPHELLEERPALDAAPHWVAPPEEA from the coding sequence ATGGCGTTCCTCCTGGCACACGAAGTCGAGCCGCCCCGGGCCTGCAGCTACCTGCCGGAGCGGCAGGCCTCGCTCGAAAACCTCGTGCTGGAGGACGTCACGCCGGAGGAGTACGAGCACCTGCTGGTGAGAGGCTGGCGCCGCTTCGGGTTGGTGTACTTCCGGCCCGCCTGCGTGGACTGCCATGCCTGCGTGTCATTGCGCATCCCCGTGGAGGGCTTCCAGCCCAACCGCAGCCAGCGCCGGGCGCGTGCCGCGTGCGCGCATCTGCGCGTGGAGGTGGGGCCGCCGCGTGTGGATGACGCGCGCCTGGCGCTGTATCGCCAGTGGCATTCGGAGCGCGAGGCCGCGCGCGAGTGGGCGCCGTCACCCATCACCGTGCGCGAGTACTCGCTCCAGTTCTCCTACCCGCACCCGTCCGCGCGCGAGGTGGCGTGGTACGACGACGGCGCGGAGGGCGGATCCAGGCTGGTGGGCGTGGGCATCTGCGACGAGACGCCGCGCGCCTGGAGCGCCGTGTATTTCTTCTACGACCCCGCATATGCGCACCTGTCGCTGGGCACGGCCAACGTGCTGCACCAGGTGGCACTGGCGAAGGCGCGGGGCATCCCCCACGTCTACCTGGGCTACCGCGTGCTGGCCTGCGCGTCCCTGCGCTACAAGGGCGCCTTCCGTCCGCACGAGCTGCTGGAGGAGCGGCCCGCGCTGGACGCGGCGCCTCACTGGGTGGCACCGCCCGAGGAGGCTTGA
- a CDS encoding alpha/beta hydrolase, giving the protein MALAPLCVLLAAAGYLGVNGHRIGQGLLHPRPIPVTRPPAEPVLSPLEDVAFTTSDGVPLKGWYVPSRNRAAVVLVHGFADNRAQLLFEARTLAGAGYGVLLFDLRAHGESGGDTVTWGDRERRDVTAALDFISRRPDVDPGRLGLFGFSMGGTTSLLVASEDARVKAVAAAGAYPALEADIYAGYGRWGALSAEPVLWTLRRAGVTVDAVRPIDGMCRLGGRPLLLINGDVDPDAPAKLQASLFQAACEPKSLWVVEGAGHGQYARVAPEEYARRLLQHFGAALQALPQASSGGATQ; this is encoded by the coding sequence ATGGCGTTGGCGCCCCTCTGCGTGTTGCTCGCCGCGGCGGGATACCTCGGGGTCAACGGTCATCGCATCGGCCAGGGCTTGCTGCATCCGCGGCCCATTCCGGTGACACGTCCCCCGGCGGAGCCGGTGTTGTCGCCGCTGGAGGACGTGGCCTTCACCACGTCCGACGGGGTGCCGCTCAAGGGCTGGTACGTGCCTTCACGCAACCGCGCCGCGGTGGTGCTGGTGCACGGTTTCGCGGACAACCGCGCGCAGCTGCTCTTCGAGGCCCGGACGCTCGCGGGCGCGGGCTACGGAGTGTTGCTCTTTGATTTGCGCGCGCACGGCGAGAGCGGCGGCGACACGGTGACGTGGGGAGACCGGGAGCGGCGCGACGTGACGGCCGCGCTGGATTTCATCTCACGGCGCCCGGACGTGGACCCGGGACGGTTGGGCCTCTTCGGCTTCTCCATGGGTGGCACCACGTCGCTCCTGGTCGCCAGCGAGGACGCGCGGGTGAAGGCGGTGGCCGCCGCGGGGGCCTATCCCGCGCTGGAGGCGGACATCTACGCCGGCTATGGCCGCTGGGGTGCGCTGAGCGCGGAGCCGGTGCTGTGGACCCTGCGCCGCGCGGGCGTGACGGTGGACGCGGTGCGCCCCATTGACGGGATGTGCCGGCTGGGCGGCCGGCCGCTGCTGCTGATCAACGGCGACGTGGACCCGGACGCGCCCGCGAAGCTCCAGGCCAGCCTCTTCCAGGCCGCGTGCGAACCCAAGTCACTCTGGGTCGTCGAGGGCGCGGGCCATGGCCAGTACGCGCGTGTGGCGCCGGAGGAATACGCGCGCCGGCTGCTCCAGCACTTCGGCGCGGCGCTCCAGGCCCTGCCTCAAGCCTCCTCGGGCGGTGCCACCCAGTGA
- a CDS encoding glycosyltransferase: MLVTTQGEAPPVAARKRVLFTLVFLGSGGIERSVCNVLTGLDPSRFDTKMFFHHRPHPKSQSDRIPQRTEVVWGTDAFEYRRGMLPRFFWRLVRESRDVDVIVAGQEGRAALLACLAGRLLRKPVVGMIHFDWGAFHLEQPRRQLWGLRWLYPRMSRIVACGHDSAKAFQDLVPVRPEQLHVIPNFVDGDRVRAAGAQPLPAWAEPIFRKPVVIAVGRLEHQKAFDVLIRSHALMRQAGVDQHLLILGEGSLEAELKALVKSLGVEDSVFLPGFAPNPHALMRRAAAFALSSRFEGLPMVLLEALALGCPVVSTDCPSGPAEVLEHGKHGVLVPMEQPQALADALARIVQDDVHRADLSARARRRSEELSADRALKAWESLLSSL, from the coding sequence ATGCTCGTAACGACACAGGGCGAGGCGCCTCCAGTAGCCGCTCGGAAGCGGGTGCTGTTCACGCTGGTGTTCCTGGGCTCGGGCGGCATCGAACGGTCCGTGTGCAACGTGCTGACGGGGCTGGACCCCAGCCGGTTCGACACGAAGATGTTCTTCCACCACCGGCCCCATCCGAAGAGCCAGAGCGACCGGATTCCGCAGCGCACCGAGGTGGTGTGGGGCACCGACGCCTTCGAGTACCGGCGGGGCATGTTGCCGCGCTTCTTCTGGCGGCTGGTGCGCGAGTCGCGCGACGTGGACGTCATCGTCGCGGGGCAGGAGGGCCGGGCGGCGCTGCTGGCGTGCCTGGCGGGGCGGCTGCTGCGCAAGCCCGTGGTGGGCATGATTCACTTCGACTGGGGCGCCTTCCACCTGGAGCAGCCCCGGCGGCAGCTCTGGGGCCTGCGGTGGCTCTACCCGCGCATGAGCCGCATCGTCGCGTGCGGCCACGATTCAGCGAAGGCCTTCCAGGACCTGGTGCCGGTGCGGCCCGAGCAGCTCCACGTCATCCCCAACTTCGTGGACGGCGACCGGGTGCGCGCCGCCGGTGCGCAGCCGCTGCCGGCCTGGGCGGAGCCCATCTTCCGCAAGCCCGTGGTCATCGCCGTGGGCCGGCTGGAGCACCAGAAGGCCTTCGACGTGCTCATCCGGAGCCACGCGCTGATGCGCCAGGCCGGGGTGGACCAGCACCTGCTCATCCTGGGGGAAGGCTCGCTGGAGGCGGAGCTGAAGGCGCTGGTGAAGTCCCTGGGCGTGGAGGACTCCGTCTTCCTGCCGGGCTTCGCGCCCAACCCACATGCGCTGATGCGGCGGGCGGCGGCCTTCGCCCTGTCCTCGCGCTTCGAGGGGCTGCCCATGGTGCTGCTGGAGGCGCTGGCCCTGGGCTGCCCCGTGGTCAGTACCGACTGTCCCTCCGGTCCCGCGGAGGTGCTGGAGCACGGCAAGCACGGCGTCCTGGTTCCCATGGAGCAGCCCCAGGCGCTGGCGGACGCCCTGGCGCGAATCGTCCAGGACGACGTGCACCGGGCCGACCTGTCCGCCCGGGCCCGGCGCCGCTCCGAGGAGCTGTCCGCCGACCGCGCCCTCAAGGCCTGGGAGTCCCTGCTCTCGTCGCTCTGA
- a CDS encoding glutamine--tRNA ligase/YqeY domain fusion protein — MTTTNETQGLNFLQEIIEEDQRTGKHAGRVHTRFPPEPNGYLHIGHAKSICLNFGLAQQYGGTCNLRFDDTNPVTEDTDYVEAIQRDVKWLGFEWEDRKFFASDYFPKLYDFAVQLIKQGKAYVCSLSPEEIREYRGDFTTPGRNSPYRERSVEENLDLFHRMRAGEFSDGQHTLRAKIDMASPNPVLRDPPIYRIRHAHHHRTGDAWPIYPLYDFAHCLSDAIEGITHSICTLEFENRRVLYDWIVGNLISGDRPYQYEFNRLNLNYTVMSKRKLLKLVTEGFVTGWDDPRMMTITGLRRRGFTPASIRDFATRVGVGKAQQLIDMSLLELCIREDLNETAPRAMAVMRPLKVVLENYPEGQTELLEVQNHPQKPEMGTRQVPFMRELYIEADDFMEDPPKGFFRLAPGKEVRLRSAYFIKCEQVIKDAAGNVVELRCSYDPATRGGNAPDGRKVKGTLHWVPGNAPVAEVRLYDRLFSVEAPDTDESKDFTTFLNPASLQTLRDARVEPMLADAAVESRYQFERTGYFYVDPKDSKPGKPVFNRTVTLKDSWTKEQAKGK; from the coding sequence ATGACGACGACGAACGAAACGCAGGGCCTGAACTTCCTCCAGGAAATCATCGAGGAAGACCAGCGGACGGGAAAGCACGCGGGCCGCGTGCACACCCGCTTCCCGCCCGAGCCCAACGGCTACCTCCACATCGGCCACGCCAAGTCCATCTGCCTCAACTTCGGGCTGGCGCAGCAATACGGAGGCACGTGCAACCTGCGCTTCGACGACACCAACCCCGTCACCGAGGACACCGACTACGTCGAGGCCATCCAGCGTGACGTGAAGTGGCTGGGGTTCGAGTGGGAGGACCGGAAGTTCTTCGCGTCCGACTACTTCCCGAAGCTCTACGACTTCGCCGTGCAGCTCATCAAGCAGGGCAAGGCGTACGTGTGCAGCCTGTCCCCGGAGGAGATTCGCGAGTACCGCGGCGACTTCACCACGCCGGGGCGCAACAGCCCGTACCGCGAGCGCTCCGTGGAGGAGAACCTGGACCTGTTCCACCGCATGCGCGCGGGCGAGTTCTCCGACGGCCAGCACACCCTGCGGGCGAAGATCGACATGGCGTCGCCCAACCCCGTGCTGCGCGACCCGCCCATCTACCGCATCCGTCACGCGCACCATCACCGCACCGGCGATGCGTGGCCCATCTACCCGCTCTACGACTTCGCGCACTGCCTGTCGGACGCCATCGAGGGCATCACCCACTCCATCTGCACGCTGGAGTTCGAGAACCGGCGCGTGCTGTACGACTGGATTGTCGGCAACCTCATCAGCGGGGACCGGCCGTACCAGTACGAGTTCAACCGGCTGAACCTCAACTACACGGTGATGAGCAAGCGCAAGCTGCTCAAGCTGGTGACGGAGGGTTTCGTGACCGGGTGGGATGACCCCCGGATGATGACGATTACCGGCCTGCGCCGCCGTGGCTTCACGCCGGCGTCCATCCGGGACTTCGCCACGCGCGTGGGCGTGGGCAAGGCGCAGCAGCTCATCGACATGAGCCTGCTGGAGCTGTGCATCCGCGAGGACCTCAACGAGACGGCCCCGCGCGCCATGGCGGTGATGCGCCCGCTGAAGGTGGTGCTGGAGAACTACCCGGAGGGGCAGACGGAGCTGCTGGAGGTGCAGAACCATCCGCAGAAGCCGGAGATGGGGACGCGCCAGGTGCCCTTCATGCGCGAGCTGTACATCGAGGCGGACGACTTCATGGAGGACCCGCCGAAGGGGTTCTTCCGGCTGGCGCCCGGCAAGGAGGTGCGGCTGCGCTCGGCGTACTTCATCAAGTGCGAGCAGGTCATCAAGGACGCCGCGGGCAACGTGGTGGAGCTGCGCTGCTCGTATGACCCGGCCACGCGCGGCGGCAACGCGCCGGACGGCCGCAAGGTGAAGGGCACGCTGCACTGGGTGCCCGGCAACGCGCCCGTCGCGGAGGTCCGCCTCTATGACCGGCTCTTCTCCGTGGAGGCGCCGGACACGGACGAGTCCAAGGACTTCACCACGTTCCTCAACCCGGCCAGCCTCCAGACGCTGCGCGACGCCCGCGTCGAGCCGATGCTGGCGGATGCCGCCGTGGAGTCGCGCTACCAGTTCGAGCGCACCGGGTACTTCTACGTGGACCCGAAGGACTCGAAGCCGGGCAAGCCCGTCTTCAACCGCACGGTGACGCTGAAGGACTCGTGGACGAAGGAGCAGGCCAAGGGGAAGTAG